The following coding sequences lie in one Deltaproteobacteria bacterium genomic window:
- the yidD gene encoding membrane protein insertion efficiency factor YidD, whose protein sequence is MSWWTAIHRGLTRAAIALLRVYQGVVSPWLGPRCRFTPSCSHYACEALQQHGLGRGSWLTLRRLGRCHPFHRGGFDPVPPVVSHRCLGAPTPDAESIRP, encoded by the coding sequence ATGAGCTGGTGGACGGCGATCCACCGCGGGTTGACGCGCGCCGCGATCGCGTTGCTGCGGGTGTACCAAGGCGTGGTCTCGCCGTGGCTCGGGCCCCGCTGCCGCTTCACGCCGAGCTGCTCGCACTACGCCTGTGAGGCCCTGCAACAGCACGGCCTGGGTCGCGGTTCGTGGCTGACCCTGCGACGACTGGGTCGCTGCCATCCCTTCCATCGCGGTGGGTTCGATCCGGTGCCGCCGGTCGTTTCGCATCGCTGCCTCGGGGCTCCGACGCCCGACGCCGAAAGCATCCGCCCATGA
- the yidC gene encoding membrane protein insertase YidC encodes MSFQQRALIALALCAIIFVAFDWLNPKPERTPEEIAALEGKADGKTDTKPEGKTDAKTDAKAVDEADDEPVRTDIAAVDRELRNDVSALRLSNRSPARGGILGGIELLSKQFQGELTATDSLKLGGAPTLEVSFADAASDVKIPKNASYELREEGPSFVTFGYRGSDVEVTERFEQLGGYQAKLTVTVTNRSNAAQDHRLHVSTRVGGSDSQYDVSRGLCQTSEDFEDEDAGDVEDGPVSYAGPVQWGGVDNKYFGLFVVPTQAASDCEIRAGEGGFVENRLSTGVVTLNAGESQTHEFGLFIGPKELEQLQAFDAVSVSNLELKESINWGLFGGLSEALGRLLLGMLRWFYDLTHSWGIAIVLLTVCVKLATLPLTLKQMSSMKRMREIQPEIAKIKKKYEDDRVKQGQEMQALFARSGVNPLAGCLPTLVQLPIWFALYSMLSAAVELVHQTFLWLPDLTKQDPYFILPLALGVLMVVQNRMMPNTMDPAQAKLMRWMMPVMFTLFMLFLPSGLAVYIFANILLSIVQTAVQVGVRGNDQAAPST; translated from the coding sequence ATGAGCTTCCAACAACGCGCGCTCATTGCCCTGGCGCTGTGCGCGATCATCTTCGTCGCGTTCGACTGGCTCAACCCCAAGCCGGAGCGCACGCCCGAGGAGATCGCGGCGCTCGAGGGCAAGGCCGACGGTAAGACCGACACCAAGCCCGAGGGCAAGACCGACGCGAAGACCGACGCCAAGGCGGTCGACGAAGCGGACGACGAGCCGGTGCGCACCGACATCGCCGCAGTCGATCGCGAGCTCCGCAACGACGTCAGCGCACTGCGCCTGAGCAACCGCTCACCGGCGCGCGGCGGCATCCTCGGCGGGATCGAGCTGCTCTCGAAGCAGTTCCAGGGCGAGCTGACCGCGACCGACAGCCTCAAGCTCGGCGGCGCGCCGACGCTCGAGGTCAGCTTCGCCGACGCGGCCAGCGACGTGAAGATCCCGAAGAACGCCAGCTACGAGCTCCGCGAGGAGGGCCCGAGCTTCGTGACGTTCGGCTACCGCGGCAGCGACGTCGAGGTCACCGAGCGCTTCGAGCAGCTCGGCGGCTACCAAGCCAAGCTCACCGTGACCGTCACCAACCGCAGCAACGCGGCGCAGGACCATCGCCTGCACGTGTCGACGCGGGTCGGCGGCAGCGACAGCCAGTACGACGTCAGCCGCGGTCTGTGCCAGACCAGCGAGGACTTCGAGGACGAGGACGCAGGCGACGTCGAGGACGGCCCGGTCAGCTACGCCGGTCCGGTGCAGTGGGGCGGCGTCGACAACAAGTACTTCGGGCTGTTCGTGGTGCCGACGCAAGCTGCGAGCGACTGCGAGATCCGAGCGGGTGAGGGCGGCTTCGTCGAGAACCGACTGTCGACCGGGGTCGTCACGCTCAACGCGGGCGAGAGCCAGACCCACGAGTTCGGCCTGTTCATCGGCCCCAAGGAGCTCGAGCAGCTGCAGGCCTTCGATGCGGTCTCGGTGTCGAACCTCGAGCTCAAGGAGTCGATCAACTGGGGTCTGTTCGGCGGACTGTCCGAGGCACTCGGGCGCCTGCTGCTGGGCATGCTGCGGTGGTTCTACGACCTCACCCACAGCTGGGGCATCGCGATCGTGCTGCTCACGGTCTGCGTGAAGCTGGCGACGCTGCCGCTGACGCTCAAGCAGATGAGCTCGATGAAGCGCATGCGCGAGATCCAGCCCGAGATCGCGAAGATCAAGAAGAAGTACGAGGACGACCGCGTCAAGCAGGGCCAGGAGATGCAGGCGCTGTTCGCCCGCTCCGGCGTGAACCCGCTGGCGGGCTGCCTGCCGACGCTGGTGCAGCTGCCGATCTGGTTCGCGCTGTATTCGATGCTGTCGGCGGCGGTCGAGCTGGTGCACCAGACCTTCCTCTGGCTGCCCGACCTCACCAAGCAGGATCCCTACTTCATCCTGCCGCTCGCGCTCGGCGTGCTGATGGTGGTGCAGAACCGCATGATGCCGAACACCATGGATCCCGCGCAGGCCAAGCTGATGCGCTGGATGATGCCGGTGATGTTCACGCTGTTCATGTTGTTCCTGCCATCGGGTCTGGCGGTGTACATCTTCGCCAACATCCTGCTGTCGATCGTGCAGACGGCGGTGCAGGTCGGCGTGCGGGGCAACGATCAGGCGGCCCCCTCGACATGA